The window CCGTTGGCGAGCGTCGCGTGCGTGGCATCGAGCTCGCGCACTTCGCTCCCGAGACGCACACGGATGCGCGCCGCGCCCGATGATTGCGTGAGCAACCATTGCGCGGCCGCCGGTGCATAGACGATGCTGTCGTGCTCCACCAGCAAGCCGCCCGCCATCGAGGGCGCCAGTGCCGGTTCGCAAGCTCGCAGTGCGCCGGCGTCGAGCAGCTGCGCGGCCACATGCTGCGCCGTTAACGCGTCGTGCATCGCGCGCGCGGCTTCCCATTCCTCTTCGTCGGCGGCCACCCATAGCGTGCCGCAGCGCGAGAACGCATCGCGCGCGCGTAAGTGCGGCGCCAGTTCGAGCCACAAGTCGCGCGAATAGCGGGAAAGCGCAAGCTCAGCGGGAGAATCGTTCATCACGACCAGATGGCCCATGCCCGCCGCCGTCGCGCCGCCGCCGATGCCTTGGGCGTCGAGCACGTCCACGGTCATTCCGCGCGCGGCCAGCTCAGCGGCGCAGGCTGCGCCGACAATCCCGGCCCCGACGATCACGACATCAGCCGTCATGCGGTGCGTATGCCCCATGCGAACGGATCTTGCGCATCGAAGCACAAGCGCCCTTCAGCCATGATGTGCGCGTGTCCGGTGAGGGTCGGCACGATCGTGCCCGCCTGATCGCTTTCGACATAGCACGCCTCGAACACGCTGCCGATGATGCTCTCCTGCCGCCACACCTCGCCGGGCGCGAGCTTGCCGTCGGCGGCGAGGCACGCGAGCTTTGCGCTCGTGCCGGTGCCGCACGGCGAGCGGTCGTAAGCGTTGCCGGGGCACAGCACGAAGCTGCGGCTGTCGATGCCGTCGCGCGAGCCTGGGCCGAACAGTTCGATATGGTCGATCAGCGCGCCGTCGGCGCCGGTGATGTTCTGCGCGATCAACGCATCGCGCACCGTCGATGTAAATGCCGTCAGCTCGGCGATGTTCGCGGGCACGAGCGTGCGCCCGTGTTCGGAGACCAGGAAAAACCAGTTGCCGCCCCAAGCGATATCGCCCGTCAACGGCCCATGCCCAGGCACGTCGACCGTGACCGCATGCCGATGGCGATACGCCGGTACATTCTTGACCGACACGCTACGATCGTCATTGAGCGTCGCCTCGACGACACCGACCGGCGTTTCGATCCGATGGCGCCCGGGCTCGATCCGCCCCATATGAGCGAGCGAAACGACCAGCCCGATCGTGCCGTGCCCGCACATGCCGAGGTAGCCGACGTTGTTGAAATAGATGACGCCTGCGGCACAATCGGAAGCGTGCGGCTCGCACAAGAGCGCGCCGACGATCACGTCGGACCCGCGCGGCTCGGTCACGATGCCCGCGCGCCAATCGTCGAAGCGCTCTCGCAAGGTGGCAAGCCGCTCGGCGAGCGGGCCGCGGCCGAGATCGGGGCCACCGGACACGACCAGGCGGGTGGGCTCGCCGCCGGTGTGCGAATCGATGATGTTGACGGTTTTCATGGGGCCAATGGTAGGAACGCGCACGCCTGCCGTCTTGGCGGCGTTGCGCGTGCGACGTGACGATTTCGGCACAACTCCCAATACGCGTTGCTGTGCCGAAATCGTCATCCGGCACGCGCGAATGACGCAAGACGGCACAATTTCTGATGCTTACACTGCGCTTCAAATCCTACTCGGGACTTACATCAGGAGAGAAGAGATGGCACATATCTGGGAAGGCGTTCTGCCGGCGGTCACCACCAAATTCCACGCAGATTTCAGCATAGACCATGAATGGACGAAGAAGAACATCGAGGCGCAGATCGAGGCCGGTGTCGACGGCATCATCGTGTGCGGCTCGCTCGGCGAGGCGTCGACGCTCTCGCTCGACGAAAAGCTCGAAGTGCTCGATATCGCCGTCGATGCGTCGCGCGGCCGGGTGCCGGTGCTGTTGACGGTGGCGGAAAACAGCACGCTCGACGGCTGCCGCCAGGTCGAGCAAGGCGCGAAGCGCGGCGCCGCCGGCTATATGGTGCTGCCGGGCCTGCGCTATCTATCCGACCGGCGCGAAACGCTCAACCACTTCCGGATGGTGGCCGACGCCAGCCCGCTGCCGCTGATGATCTACAACAATCCGCTCGCGTATGGCGTCGACATGACGCCCGACATGTTCGCGGAGATCGCCGACGAAAAGAAAATCGTCGCGATCAAAGAGTCGTGCGGCGACGTGCGGCGCGTCACCGATCTGATCAACGCGGTCGGCGACCGCTACGCCATTTTGTGCGGCGTCGACAACCTCGCGATGGAAGCGATGCTGATGGGCGCGCACGGCTGGGTCGCGGGGCTCGTCTGCGCGTTTCCTCGCGAAACGGTCGCGATCTACAAGCTCGTCAAGGCAGGACGATTCGACGAAGCGCGCAAGATCTATCGCTGGTTCGCGCCGCTGCTCGCGCTCGATGTTTCGCACAAGCTCGTGCAGAACATCAAGCTCGCCGAGGCCATCGTCGGCCTTGGCACGGAGCCCGTGCGCCCGCCGCGGCTGCCGCTCGCAGGCGACGAACGCAAGGCCGTCGAATCGCTGATCCGTCACTCGATCGAAACGCGGCCCGCGCTGCCGACGCTCTGAGCTGAGCGCTAGCGCTCCTCAGCGCTAGCGCGCCCCGGTCGAGTCGTTCACATACATCGACCCTTCAGCAAAGACCGAAACGTCGGCAGGCTCAGGCGCCCTACGATGGGTGTGTCGAAACCGCGATCAAGCTCATGGACACGACCACCCCAACCTTCACGCCCGCGATCACGCGCATTCTCGCCACGGTGAGCGTCGCCTTCGTCGTCACGCAGCTCGACGTCACGATCGTCAATATCGCCCTTCCGCGCATCGGCGCCGAGCTCGGCACCGACGTCGCGGCTCTGCAATGGATCGTCGATGCCTATACGCTCGCGTTCGCCGTGCTGATGCTGTCGGCCGGCGTGCTCGGCGACCGCTTCGGCGCGCGGCGCCTGTTCGCGGGCGGCATCGCGCTCTTCGCGCTCTCGTCGCTCGCGTGCGGGCTCGCGCCGAACGTGGCGACGCTGATCGGCGCGCGCGCCGTGCAAGGCGTGAGCGCCGCAGCGATGCTGCCGAATTCGCTCGCGTTGCTCAACCAGGCTTGCCGCCACGATCCGCGTCTGCGAGCGCGCGCGGTCGGACTGTGGACCGCATCGGGCGCAGTCGCGATTGCGGCCGGGCCGATCGCGGGCGGGCTGCTGATTGCCGCGTTCGGCTGGCGCAGCATTTTTCTCGTCAATCTGCCGATCTGCGCAGCGGGGTTGTTGGCGGCTTACGCTTGGGTGCCCGCTCCGGCGCAACGGCAAGCCTCGTTGCCGCAGGGCTCGGCGAACACGGCGCATGCCCGTACCGGCGGCATCGATCTGCCCGGCCAGTGCCTCGCCATCGTCACGCTCACGGCCTTCACCGGCGCGGTCATCGAACTGCGGCCGCTCGGCTTCACGCACCCGCTCATCGCCGGCGGCTTTGCGCTCGCGCTCGTGGCTGGGATGGTCTTTATCGCCGTGCAGGCGCGCAGCGCGGCGCCGATGCTGCCGCTATCGCTGTTCCGCGACGCGACGTTCAGCGCCGCCGTGCTGTTCGGCGTCTGCGTGAACTTCGCCTACTACGGGATCGTGTTCGTGCTGAGCCTGTTCCTGCAGCGCGTGCATGGCGACACGCCGCTCGAGGCCGGCCTCGCGTTCCTGCCGCTGACAGGCGGCTTCCTGATCTCGAACGTCGTCAGCGGCTGGGTGGTCGGGCGCTACGGTCCGCGCGTGCCGATGATCCTCGGCGCGGCGACGGGCGCGCTCGGCTACGGCCTGCTGCACGCGACGCAAGCGTCCACGCCGACGCTCGCGCTCCTGCTGCCGTTCCTGCTGATTCCGTCCGGCATGGGCCTCGCGGTGCCGGCGATGACGACGGCCATTCTCGCGTCGGTCGAGCCGCATCGCGCGGGCACCGCATCGGCGGTCCTCAACACGGCGCGGCAAGCGGCCGGTGCGGTCGGCGTCGCGGCATTCGGCGCGCTCGCGAGCGGCGCGACGGCCTCGCATATCGTGTTCGGCCTGCAGACATCGGCCGCGATCGCATCGGGATTGCTCGTAGCGGGAGGTGTGCTTGCGTGCTTCATTCACCCGCATTCGCATCGGCGCGAGCCGGTTCGGTCCGCTGCCGCGGTTGCGCAGTCATGTCGTGGTGGGGACTAGCGATAGCGTGATCGAATCGTCAGCACTAGAGCGTCGCGTTCTGAATCGAGCCCGTATCGAGCGCGCGCTCGATCAAGCCTTCTTCCTTCACTTTGCGGACTGCGTCGCTAAGCAGCACGTCGGGGGCTTCGATCTCGGCTCGAATCGCACCGAACAGTCCGGATGCGTCGAGCACCACCAGCGTCTCGGCCGAATCCTCGCGGCTGATGATCACGCGATGCTTCGATTCCCCTTCTCCGAGGCTCGCGCAAAACGACATCGTCTCGCCGCCGATCAATTGTTGGAAGTTCAGAATCATCGCTACCCTCCGTTCTGAGCCGAGGCGCTCGATTCAATCGATCAAGCAAGCTTCATGCACGTGGCGCTCAGCGAAGCCCTCGCCCGCCGCGCGGCGCTCGTGCGCCGTCGAGGCTGATGCCGCCGGCACCCGTCACATAGAGCAGAAGAAAGCCACCCGCCATCCCAACGTTCTTGCAGAAGTGAATCACCATGTCGCGCTGCATGGCCGCATCGGTCACGTTCCAGAAGTCGTGGCCGAGCACGGCCGTGACGATGCAATAAGCCGCCATGAAGAGGCCGAGCGGCCGGATCTTGAAGCCGAGCACCAGGAACACGCCGCCCAGCACTTCGACCGCCACTGCGACTGGCGCGCCGACCTGCACGAACGGCACGCCAGTCGCTTGCAAATACCCGACAAAGCCCGCATACCCCAGCAGTTTCATGACACCGCTCCAAAGAAACAGCACCGACAGAGCAAGACGTGCAATGAAAATTACGCCGGAATCGACGGGACGCGTCATGAGGTAACTCCTGAATTCAATCGAATGAAGAAACGATGCGGCGTCCGCGCGCAGCGCGCGTTGACCGTCAGAATATGTGCTGGACAGCCGTTTTCCAAGCAAAAAACGCTTGCTAAACGAACGTAATGCATGACTGCGTTCTACTGCGCGCGCTGTAAAAATGACATCGGCAGCGAGCGCGTTATGCATCGACCCGCGCACGCGGTGCGAGTTCAACACCGACAAAACGACAGATAAACCACCGCGCCAATCTCGCCGTTTCACAAGGCAATTGTTATAATTCTCTCAATTGACCGATACAAATATAACGCTTGCTGCCACGCCCCATTGCAGCGTTCTTTCCAGGGCCACCATGCTGAAGACCGAACGCCTGCGCTCGCTCGCCGACGCGCTCGCCAAGCAGAACGTCATGCACCTGCGCGATGCCGCCACGCTGCTCGGCGTATCCGAGATGACCGTGCGGCGCGACATCGCAGGGAACCCCGAGCGCTTCACCTATCTCGGCGGCTATATCGTCAGCGCCGACGATGTGCCGAACTCGGCGGGCTACTCGCTCGAGCAGGAAACGGATCACTTCGCGCAAGCCAAGGCGCAGGCGTCGGCACATGCCGCGAAACTCATCGCCGACAACGAGACGATCTTCATCGATTGCGGCACGACGCTCACCGCGCTCGCGCGACTGATTCCGGCCGACTATCACGTCACGGCCGTCTGCTACTCGCTCAACATCGCCGAAATCCTGCGGCGCATGCCCAACGTGCGGATGATTCTGCTGGGCGGCGTCTATGTGCCGTCGTCGGATTCGTTCAGCGGCGACGAAAGTCTAGAGATGCTGCGCCGCATGGGGATCAACAAGGCGTTCATTTCCGCCGGCGGGGTCGACACGGTGCGCGGCGTCACTTGCTGGAATTTTCATGAAGTCGCGCTGAAACAGGCGGCGATGGCGAGCGCCGTCGAGCGGCATTTGGTTGTGGACGCAAGCAAGTTCGGCGTCGTTAAGGCGGTGCGCTTTTCCCAGGTCGACGACTTTGATTCGATCATCACTGAGAAAGGCCAGGAACCGCGTAAGCGCAAGGCATAGCTTTGCATGGGACCCGAGTAAGGCTCTGCATGGGGCCGGAGTAAGTGCTGAAGCACGAACTCCGGCCGACACGCTGAAGCGCTAACAGCTCTGCATGAGACCGGACTAGGCGCTAAAGCGCCAAGTCCGGATCGACATCGGGTCGACAAAAAAGGCGGCCCGAAAGCCGCCAAGACTCAAGCGTGGCGTTCGTTTCCGAACGTCTACGCGCCTCAATCGATGTCTTAGGTCCCGCGCCGGCGCAGTGCGAACAGCGTTCCCGCGATCAGAATGAACGCGCCGATGATCACCTTCTGCCAAGTGCTCGGAATGCCGATCAGGATCAGCACGTTGTTGATCATCGTGACGAGCACGACGCCGAGCAGCGTCCCGATCACCGTGCCGCTGCCGCCCGTGATGCGCGCACCGCCGAGGATCACCGCCGCGATCACGTCGAGTTCGCTGCCGACGAGGTCGAACGGATTCGCGAGCCGGTTGTTGGCCACGTGCAGAATGCCCGCGACGCCCGCCAGCATCCCCGTATAGCCGAACACGAACAGGTGGATCGCGCGCAGGTTGTAGCCGAGCCGCTCGGCGATCGCGAGGCTGCCGCCCATCGCGTAGACGGCGCGGCCCATCATCGTCCGGTTCAAAAGCCACCACGTGAGCCAGGCCGCCGCGAAAAGCGCGATCACCGAGACCGGCAGCACTGCATGCAGCCCGTCGGCCGTCTGGTAGGAAAAGAGCGGCAGCTTGCCGAAACGGTCCATGCTGTGCGGGATATTCATGAAGAACGTCGTGCCGACGAACGTCAGCAAGATCCCGCGATACAGGTACAGCGTGCCGATCGTCACGATCAGCGACGGCGCCTTCAACCGGTGCACGAG is drawn from Trinickia violacea and contains these coding sequences:
- a CDS encoding 4-hydroxyproline epimerase; this encodes MKTVNIIDSHTGGEPTRLVVSGGPDLGRGPLAERLATLRERFDDWRAGIVTEPRGSDVIVGALLCEPHASDCAAGVIYFNNVGYLGMCGHGTIGLVVSLAHMGRIEPGRHRIETPVGVVEATLNDDRSVSVKNVPAYRHRHAVTVDVPGHGPLTGDIAWGGNWFFLVSEHGRTLVPANIAELTAFTSTVRDALIAQNITGADGALIDHIELFGPGSRDGIDSRSFVLCPGNAYDRSPCGTGTSAKLACLAADGKLAPGEVWRQESIIGSVFEACYVESDQAGTIVPTLTGHAHIMAEGRLCFDAQDPFAWGIRTA
- a CDS encoding dihydrodipicolinate synthase family protein, producing MAHIWEGVLPAVTTKFHADFSIDHEWTKKNIEAQIEAGVDGIIVCGSLGEASTLSLDEKLEVLDIAVDASRGRVPVLLTVAENSTLDGCRQVEQGAKRGAAGYMVLPGLRYLSDRRETLNHFRMVADASPLPLMIYNNPLAYGVDMTPDMFAEIADEKKIVAIKESCGDVRRVTDLINAVGDRYAILCGVDNLAMEAMLMGAHGWVAGLVCAFPRETVAIYKLVKAGRFDEARKIYRWFAPLLALDVSHKLVQNIKLAEAIVGLGTEPVRPPRLPLAGDERKAVESLIRHSIETRPALPTL
- a CDS encoding MFS transporter; its protein translation is MDTTTPTFTPAITRILATVSVAFVVTQLDVTIVNIALPRIGAELGTDVAALQWIVDAYTLAFAVLMLSAGVLGDRFGARRLFAGGIALFALSSLACGLAPNVATLIGARAVQGVSAAAMLPNSLALLNQACRHDPRLRARAVGLWTASGAVAIAAGPIAGGLLIAAFGWRSIFLVNLPICAAGLLAAYAWVPAPAQRQASLPQGSANTAHARTGGIDLPGQCLAIVTLTAFTGAVIELRPLGFTHPLIAGGFALALVAGMVFIAVQARSAAPMLPLSLFRDATFSAAVLFGVCVNFAYYGIVFVLSLFLQRVHGDTPLEAGLAFLPLTGGFLISNVVSGWVVGRYGPRVPMILGAATGALGYGLLHATQASTPTLALLLPFLLIPSGMGLAVPAMTTAILASVEPHRAGTASAVLNTARQAAGAVGVAAFGALASGATASHIVFGLQTSAAIASGLLVAGGVLACFIHPHSHRREPVRSAAAVAQSCRGGD
- a CDS encoding DoxX family protein, with amino-acid sequence MTRPVDSGVIFIARLALSVLFLWSGVMKLLGYAGFVGYLQATGVPFVQVGAPVAVAVEVLGGVFLVLGFKIRPLGLFMAAYCIVTAVLGHDFWNVTDAAMQRDMVIHFCKNVGMAGGFLLLYVTGAGGISLDGARAPRGGRGLR
- a CDS encoding DeoR/GlpR family DNA-binding transcription regulator; this translates as MLKTERLRSLADALAKQNVMHLRDAATLLGVSEMTVRRDIAGNPERFTYLGGYIVSADDVPNSAGYSLEQETDHFAQAKAQASAHAAKLIADNETIFIDCGTTLTALARLIPADYHVTAVCYSLNIAEILRRMPNVRMILLGGVYVPSSDSFSGDESLEMLRRMGINKAFISAGGVDTVRGVTCWNFHEVALKQAAMASAVERHLVVDASKFGVVKAVRFSQVDDFDSIITEKGQEPRKRKA
- a CDS encoding ABC transporter permease, whose amino-acid sequence is MNHTMTTPNAAETAEVAPQVRPLNWRMKLSRNPEWFTAALIVLTCVIVGAINPRFFQWATLFDMLHSATTMSLFALGTLVVLASGGIDVSFTAIGALTMYSITKAVFAWWPDAPFALILATGAVGGIVLGVINGLLVHRLKAPSLIVTIGTLYLYRGILLTFVGTTFFMNIPHSMDRFGKLPLFSYQTADGLHAVLPVSVIALFAAAWLTWWLLNRTMMGRAVYAMGGSLAIAERLGYNLRAIHLFVFGYTGMLAGVAGILHVANNRLANPFDLVGSELDVIAAVILGGARITGGSGTVIGTLLGVVLVTMINNVLILIGIPSTWQKVIIGAFILIAGTLFALRRRGT